Proteins encoded within one genomic window of Kibdelosporangium phytohabitans:
- a CDS encoding LmeA family phospholipid-binding protein: MSWPWRELEGLLAAGKALVSGSPAAVLQAAVRAAGDRVVGRELTMRVGDADVTLTPVEIDAEVDPLGLALGQVPRVRIAAREVAWPGTPVRRLGITASDLRFQSLPSPSVMAGDVDVAITLAADVVRAKVAEVQPDLIVDIDHDSVMRVRWARRRTWGHVEVEPVVVEHGVLLRPKVLQLGSVRFRGVERLRPTVVEIPDLPRGLRLTGVGLGAGELVLRGQAERWHEKIPLADLLTWLATTAATLTLPQFPRRDDAG; encoded by the coding sequence GTGAGCTGGCCGTGGCGCGAGCTGGAAGGACTGCTCGCCGCCGGGAAGGCCCTCGTCTCGGGCAGCCCGGCGGCGGTGCTGCAGGCCGCCGTCCGCGCCGCGGGTGACCGCGTGGTCGGTCGTGAGCTGACCATGCGCGTCGGCGACGCGGACGTCACGCTCACGCCGGTCGAGATCGACGCCGAGGTCGACCCGCTCGGGCTCGCGCTCGGCCAGGTGCCGAGGGTCAGGATCGCCGCGCGCGAGGTGGCCTGGCCGGGCACGCCGGTGCGCCGGCTCGGCATCACCGCCAGCGACCTGAGGTTCCAGTCCCTGCCGTCGCCCAGTGTGATGGCAGGCGACGTCGACGTGGCGATCACGCTGGCCGCCGACGTCGTGCGGGCCAAGGTGGCCGAGGTCCAGCCGGATCTGATCGTGGACATCGACCACGACAGCGTGATGCGGGTGCGCTGGGCGCGCCGCCGGACATGGGGTCACGTCGAGGTCGAACCCGTCGTCGTCGAACACGGCGTGCTGCTGCGCCCGAAGGTGCTGCAGCTGGGCAGTGTGCGGTTCCGCGGTGTCGAGCGCCTGCGCCCGACCGTCGTCGAGATCCCCGATCTGCCCCGGGGCCTGCGGCTGACCGGGGTCGGGCTCGGCGCGGGCGAACTCGTGCTGCGCGGGCAGGCCGAGCGCTGGCACGAGAAGATCCCGCTGGCCGACCTGCTGACGTGGCTCGCCACCACCGCCGCGACGCTCACCCTTCCGCAGTTCCCCCGACGGG
- a CDS encoding antitoxin, protein MARLFRKLTVLAGAAEAARRYARKNPEKVARMADKAGQFVDKRTRGKYHNQIQNAVGKVKGRPGSPGQRAY, encoded by the coding sequence ATGGCCCGACTGTTCCGAAAGCTGACCGTGCTGGCCGGCGCGGCAGAGGCCGCACGCCGGTATGCGCGCAAGAACCCCGAGAAGGTCGCCCGGATGGCCGACAAGGCCGGCCAGTTCGTCGACAAGCGGACCAGGGGCAAGTACCACAACCAGATCCAGAACGCGGTTGGCAAGGTCAAGGGCCGTCCCGGCTCCCCCGGCCAACGCGCCTACTGA